One Hyphomicrobium sp. CS1GBMeth3 DNA segment encodes these proteins:
- a CDS encoding CDGSH iron-sulfur domain-containing protein: MAEEPIVAQTGPYQVDLVEGETYWYCRCGRSKSQPFCDGSHEGTGIEPLEFVAPSTATFNICGCKATDDEPWCDGTHNMI, encoded by the coding sequence ATGGCTGAAGAACCCATCGTCGCGCAGACAGGACCATACCAAGTGGACCTCGTGGAGGGGGAGACCTACTGGTACTGCCGCTGCGGGCGCTCCAAATCGCAGCCGTTCTGCGACGGCTCCCACGAAGGGACCGGGATCGAGCCCTTGGAGTTCGTGGCTCCGTCCACAGCCACGTTCAACATCTGCGGCTGCAAGGCCACTGACGACGAACCGTGGTGCGACGGCACCCACAACATGATCTGA
- a CDS encoding branched-chain amino acid ABC transporter permease LivH (LivHMGF is the membrane component of the LIV-I/LS branched-chain amino acid transporter) — MDYFVQQLINGLTLGSIYGLIAIGYTMVYGIIGMVNFAHGDVFMMAAFIALILFLILTQLLGIGSLGFALLIVLVLGMALTSLWGWVIERFAYRPLRGSFRLAPLISAIGMSIFLSNFVQLVQGPNNKTLEPILTNVLVIPIGDGSATLAEKQLLIMVVTAALLAVLWYVVGRTPLGRAQRACEQDRKMAALLGVDVDRTIALTFIMGAALASVAGLLWMSYYGVVSFSDGFVPGIKAFTAAVLGGIGSLPGAVLGGLLIGLIETLWSAYFSIDYKDVAAFSILAIVLIFLPSGLLGRPDVEKV; from the coding sequence ATGGATTACTTTGTCCAGCAGCTCATAAACGGGCTCACGCTTGGATCCATCTATGGCCTGATCGCCATCGGCTACACGATGGTCTACGGCATCATTGGCATGGTCAACTTCGCCCACGGCGACGTGTTCATGATGGCCGCCTTCATCGCCCTGATCCTGTTTCTGATCCTCACCCAGTTACTCGGGATCGGCTCGCTTGGCTTCGCACTTCTGATCGTGCTCGTGCTTGGCATGGCGTTGACCAGCCTTTGGGGCTGGGTCATCGAGCGCTTCGCCTACCGGCCGCTTCGAGGATCGTTCCGGCTCGCGCCGCTGATCTCGGCCATCGGCATGTCGATCTTCCTCTCGAATTTCGTGCAGCTCGTGCAGGGCCCCAACAACAAGACGCTCGAGCCCATCCTGACCAATGTGCTCGTCATTCCCATCGGCGATGGCTCGGCGACGCTGGCCGAGAAGCAGCTGCTGATCATGGTCGTCACAGCGGCGCTGCTTGCCGTGCTCTGGTACGTGGTCGGGCGCACGCCGCTCGGGCGGGCGCAGCGGGCCTGTGAGCAGGACCGCAAGATGGCGGCGCTGCTCGGCGTCGATGTGGACCGAACGATTGCGCTCACGTTCATCATGGGCGCGGCGCTAGCCTCGGTCGCGGGGCTCCTCTGGATGAGTTATTACGGCGTGGTCAGCTTCTCGGACGGCTTCGTACCCGGCATCAAGGCCTTCACGGCTGCCGTGCTGGGCGGCATCGGGTCGTTGCCGGGGGCCGTTCTGGGCGGCTTGCTGATCGGCCTCATCGAGACGTTGTGGTCGGCCTATTTTTCGATCGACTACAAGGACGTCGCGGCCTTCTCGATCCTGGCCATCGTGCTCATCTTCCTGCCGTCGGGCCTGCTCGGCCGGCCCGACGTCGAGAAGGTCTGA
- a CDS encoding acetyl-CoA C-acetyltransferase, translated as MAETLRRVGIVGGVRTPFCRSNTLYADLSNLDLMTAALNGLVEKYHLKGAHIDEVVGGAVVTHSKDWNLAREAVLGTKLAPSTPGITMQQACGTSLQAAAGIGAKIATGEIECGIAAGSDTTSDAPIVFSKKFSSRLIQLQQQKTALDKLRVFKGLSPRELAPQPPDVAEPRTGLTMGQHCELMAREWKIARQEQDRFAFESHRKGAEAYRSGYMDDLIVPTAGVFRDNNLREDISLDKLATLKTAFDKTDKGTLTAANSTPMTDGAACVLLASEEWAAKRGLAIQSYLSYTQTSANNFVAGEGLLMAPTIAVSKILDRAHLTLQDFDFYEIHEAFAAQVLATLKAWEDPAYCKSHLGKDEPLGSIDRAKLNVKGSSLAFGHPFAATGARVLANLSKLLADNGGRGLISICTAGGMGVAAILESATRAEARAAA; from the coding sequence ATGGCTGAGACACTGCGGCGGGTCGGCATCGTAGGCGGCGTGCGCACGCCATTCTGCCGCTCCAACACCTTGTACGCCGATCTCTCGAACCTCGACCTGATGACGGCGGCGTTGAACGGCCTCGTCGAGAAGTACCACTTGAAGGGCGCGCACATCGACGAGGTCGTCGGCGGCGCGGTGGTCACGCACTCGAAGGACTGGAACCTCGCGCGCGAAGCAGTGCTCGGCACCAAGCTCGCGCCGTCGACGCCCGGCATCACGATGCAACAGGCGTGCGGTACGAGCCTCCAGGCGGCCGCCGGCATCGGCGCCAAGATCGCAACCGGCGAGATCGAATGCGGCATCGCCGCTGGCTCCGACACCACCTCCGACGCGCCCATCGTGTTTTCGAAAAAGTTTTCGAGCCGATTGATTCAACTTCAGCAGCAGAAGACGGCGCTCGACAAACTACGCGTGTTCAAGGGCCTGAGCCCGCGTGAGCTCGCGCCGCAGCCGCCCGATGTGGCCGAGCCGCGCACGGGGCTCACCATGGGCCAGCACTGCGAGCTGATGGCGCGTGAATGGAAGATTGCGCGCCAGGAGCAGGATCGCTTCGCCTTCGAGAGCCACCGGAAAGGCGCCGAGGCCTACCGCTCGGGCTACATGGACGACCTGATCGTGCCGACCGCTGGCGTCTTCCGCGACAACAACCTGCGCGAGGACATCAGCCTCGACAAGCTCGCCACTCTCAAGACGGCCTTCGACAAGACCGACAAGGGCACGCTGACCGCCGCCAACTCGACGCCGATGACGGATGGCGCAGCCTGCGTGCTGCTTGCGAGCGAGGAGTGGGCTGCAAAGCGCGGCCTCGCGATCCAGTCGTATCTTTCCTACACGCAGACCTCGGCCAACAATTTTGTAGCCGGCGAGGGCCTGCTCATGGCCCCGACGATCGCCGTCTCGAAGATTCTCGACCGCGCGCACCTCACGCTGCAGGATTTCGACTTCTACGAGATCCATGAGGCGTTCGCGGCACAGGTTCTGGCCACGCTGAAGGCCTGGGAGGACCCGGCCTACTGCAAGAGCCATCTCGGCAAGGACGAACCGCTCGGCTCGATCGACCGCGCCAAGCTCAACGTGAAGGGCTCCTCGCTCGCCTTCGGCCACCCGTTCGCGGCAACGGGAGCCCGTGTGCTGGCCAACCTGTCGAAACTGCTCGCCGATAACGGCGGGCGCGGCCTGATCTCGATCTGCACGGCGGGCGGCATGGGCGTCGCTGCCATCCTCGAGAGCGCCACCCGGGCCGAGGCGCGCGCCGCTGCCTGA
- a CDS encoding 3-hydroxyacyl-CoA dehydrogenase NAD-binding domain-containing protein: protein MAEISEDVPAKQPLQSRDWHFSVDQEGIGWAIFDREGQSANALGTRPLEELSAIVDWAEEGARHRTMTGLVILSGKEKGFIVGADINEFDGFTTEAQVIERLRLVLALFDRIEKLSIPVVAGIHGVCVGGGLELALACHYRIATRDDSTRVGFPEVKLGIFPGWHGTARSIRQAGPIAAMEAMLTGRMIRASSARAMGLIDELVASRGSLRWAARKAVLRKRKAKPAGLAKSLLTKWPARTLLAKKMRDATRKKAREDHYPAPYRLIDLFELHGADREALKAAETRYFAPLLISDQSRNLRRVFRLSELLKNQAPKGLGWKPLRVHVIGAGTMGADIAGWCVASGMEVTLQDLSPEVIEKGIKAQGKLFSKKFKTKAQKAAAKARLIADPTGVGAAHADVIIEAIVERLDVKQKLFAELEDKIKPGAVLATNTSSLEIEAIAAPLKDPGRLIGIHFFNPVALMPLVEVVRGAQSREEEVNKGAAFITAIGKFPLIAKSVPGFLVNRILAPYMMAAMARLEKGEEKEKIDEAARTFGMPMGPIELADTVGLDVCAHVGRILGLSPEGSLLQRLVDQGKLGKKAGEGFYVWKDGKPEKSEKTYDAADLERFGRELVDPIISEAERALADGVVASADLVDAGVIFGTGFAPFRGGPLHFKASEQATAVEAHKRTAAE, encoded by the coding sequence ATGGCTGAGATCAGCGAGGACGTGCCGGCAAAGCAGCCGCTTCAGTCCCGCGACTGGCATTTCTCCGTCGATCAGGAAGGCATCGGCTGGGCGATCTTCGACCGCGAAGGCCAGAGCGCCAACGCGCTCGGCACGCGGCCGCTCGAAGAGCTCAGCGCCATTGTCGACTGGGCCGAGGAAGGCGCGCGGCACCGTACCATGACGGGCCTTGTCATCCTATCCGGCAAGGAGAAGGGGTTCATCGTCGGCGCCGACATCAACGAGTTCGATGGCTTCACGACCGAAGCGCAGGTCATCGAGCGGCTGCGTCTGGTGCTGGCTCTCTTTGATCGCATCGAGAAGCTTTCGATCCCGGTCGTAGCGGGCATTCACGGCGTCTGCGTCGGCGGCGGACTGGAGCTGGCGCTCGCGTGCCATTACCGCATCGCAACGCGGGACGACTCCACACGCGTCGGCTTCCCCGAGGTCAAGCTCGGTATCTTCCCCGGCTGGCACGGCACCGCGCGATCCATCCGCCAGGCTGGCCCCATCGCCGCCATGGAGGCGATGCTGACGGGTCGTATGATCCGCGCGTCGAGCGCGCGCGCCATGGGACTGATCGATGAATTGGTCGCGAGCCGCGGCTCATTGCGCTGGGCGGCGCGCAAGGCAGTGTTGAGGAAGCGCAAGGCGAAACCCGCAGGGCTCGCCAAGTCGTTGCTCACCAAGTGGCCGGCGCGCACGCTGCTCGCCAAGAAGATGCGCGATGCGACGAGAAAGAAGGCGCGCGAGGATCACTATCCCGCGCCGTACCGTCTCATCGATCTGTTTGAGCTGCACGGCGCCGATCGCGAAGCGCTGAAGGCCGCCGAGACGCGCTATTTCGCGCCGCTCCTGATCTCCGACCAGTCGCGCAATCTGCGCCGCGTGTTCCGGTTGTCGGAGCTTCTGAAGAACCAGGCCCCGAAAGGCCTCGGCTGGAAGCCCCTGCGCGTGCACGTCATCGGCGCCGGCACCATGGGCGCCGACATCGCCGGCTGGTGCGTCGCGTCCGGCATGGAGGTGACGCTTCAGGATCTATCGCCGGAGGTCATTGAGAAGGGCATCAAGGCGCAGGGCAAGCTCTTCTCGAAAAAGTTCAAGACCAAGGCGCAGAAGGCGGCGGCCAAGGCGCGGCTCATTGCCGATCCAACAGGCGTCGGCGCCGCGCACGCGGACGTTATCATCGAGGCCATCGTCGAGCGCCTCGACGTCAAGCAGAAGCTGTTCGCCGAGCTCGAGGACAAGATCAAGCCGGGCGCCGTGCTCGCGACCAACACCTCGTCGCTCGAGATCGAGGCCATCGCCGCGCCGCTGAAGGATCCCGGCCGCCTGATCGGCATTCACTTCTTCAATCCCGTGGCGCTGATGCCGCTCGTCGAGGTAGTCCGCGGAGCGCAAAGTCGCGAGGAGGAGGTCAACAAGGGCGCCGCCTTCATCACCGCCATCGGTAAGTTCCCGCTGATCGCCAAGAGCGTGCCGGGCTTCCTCGTCAACCGCATCCTGGCCCCTTACATGATGGCCGCCATGGCCCGCCTCGAGAAGGGCGAGGAAAAGGAGAAGATCGACGAGGCCGCCCGCACGTTCGGCATGCCGATGGGACCCATCGAACTCGCCGACACCGTGGGCCTCGACGTCTGCGCCCACGTTGGCCGCATCCTCGGCCTGTCGCCTGAGGGCTCGCTGCTGCAGCGCCTCGTCGACCAGGGCAAGCTCGGCAAGAAAGCGGGCGAGGGCTTCTACGTCTGGAAGGACGGCAAGCCCGAGAAGAGCGAGAAGACCTACGACGCAGCCGATCTCGAGCGCTTCGGGCGCGAGCTGGTCGATCCGATCATCAGTGAAGCGGAACGCGCCCTGGCCGACGGCGTCGTCGCCAGCGCCGATCTTGTCGATGCGGGCGTTATCTTCGGAACCGGCTTCGCGCCGTTCCGCGGTGGCCCGTTGCATTTCAAGGCTAGCGAACAGGCGACCGCCGTTGAGGCGCACAAGCGCACGGCGGCCGAATGA
- a CDS encoding acyl-CoA dehydrogenase, with translation MALILLLIVLIAVAIALGMARTAPWHWAVGLALVTLAWQSGFFHGEAHLPQAGFLGALVWFALAALAALSIADVRRRVLVQPAFKAVRGILPKVSDTEQQALDAGTVGFDAEIFSGTPDWTKLRAVPPIVLSDEERVFLDGPTEELCRMIDHWQIRHFERRMPEEIWDFVKANGFLGMLISKEHGGLGFSAQAQSLILGKIASRSPDVVTIVMVPNSLGPGELIEKYGTDAQKEHYLPRLAQGLEVPCFALTGPTSGSDAATMRDVGYVTKGEHDGRETVGIRLTWDKRYITLGPEATLLGLAFRLFDPDKILGENEDIGITVALIPTSHPGVNIGRRHLPSGAAFPNGPNWGKDVFIPIDWVIGGEQMVGQGWRMLMECLSAGRAISLPSSATAGAKAMLRFTSAYARIRRQFGLPVGRMEGVSEPLARLIENAYANEAARAVTASMVSRGERPSVISALMKYQTTERLRRSVNDAFDIHGGRAICDGPSNYLQGAYQLVPVGITVEGANILTRTLITFAQGALRAHPYLYKEVQAVQDPDRAAGLEAFDTAFRGHTAFAISNITGAFFHNITLGVFAEAPKGPHGLEPIYRQLSRAARNFALVADLTVALLGGGLKVKQKLTGRLADALSEIYFTACVLKRFEDDGRPEADRDIVAFTAANGLHRFEEALRGTVENFPNRAARALLRVLVFPFGRHYYPAPDELGSRIARTVLEPGEVRDRLTRDIYVTEDPDDATGLLEVALKKVVAAEEAEKKLERAVRTGVVHRYHGRDWIAEAADAGSITESEALLLREAEALTQRVIAVDHFAPEELAPNYRKAAAPSLGHNSRGLAGANPS, from the coding sequence ATGGCGTTGATCCTGCTTTTGATCGTCCTGATCGCCGTCGCGATCGCGCTGGGCATGGCGCGCACCGCACCGTGGCACTGGGCCGTTGGGCTCGCACTCGTGACGCTCGCTTGGCAGAGCGGCTTCTTTCATGGCGAGGCGCACCTCCCTCAGGCAGGATTTCTTGGCGCACTGGTTTGGTTCGCCTTGGCCGCGCTCGCCGCACTGTCCATAGCCGACGTACGCCGTCGCGTTCTCGTGCAGCCGGCCTTCAAGGCGGTGAGGGGCATTCTACCGAAAGTCTCCGACACCGAGCAGCAGGCGCTCGACGCCGGTACCGTCGGCTTCGATGCCGAGATCTTCTCTGGCACGCCCGACTGGACCAAGCTGCGCGCAGTGCCGCCGATCGTGCTCTCCGACGAGGAGCGCGTCTTTCTCGACGGGCCGACCGAAGAACTTTGCCGCATGATCGACCACTGGCAGATCCGCCATTTTGAGCGGCGCATGCCGGAGGAGATCTGGGACTTCGTGAAAGCGAACGGCTTCCTCGGCATGTTGATCTCGAAGGAACATGGCGGCCTCGGCTTCTCGGCACAGGCCCAATCGCTGATCCTCGGCAAGATCGCCTCACGCTCGCCGGATGTCGTCACCATCGTCATGGTGCCGAATTCGCTTGGCCCCGGCGAGCTGATCGAGAAATACGGAACCGACGCGCAGAAGGAGCACTACCTGCCGCGTCTCGCGCAAGGCCTTGAGGTGCCCTGCTTCGCGCTGACGGGCCCTACGTCGGGCTCCGACGCCGCCACCATGCGTGACGTGGGCTACGTCACGAAAGGCGAGCACGACGGCCGCGAGACGGTCGGCATTCGCCTCACCTGGGACAAGCGCTACATTACACTCGGCCCGGAGGCGACGCTGCTCGGCCTCGCCTTCCGTCTGTTCGATCCCGACAAGATCCTCGGCGAGAACGAGGACATCGGCATTACGGTTGCGCTCATTCCGACCAGCCATCCCGGCGTCAACATTGGTCGCCGTCATCTGCCGTCCGGCGCCGCATTTCCGAACGGGCCCAACTGGGGCAAGGACGTGTTCATCCCCATCGACTGGGTGATCGGCGGCGAACAGATGGTCGGCCAGGGCTGGCGCATGCTGATGGAGTGTCTGTCCGCCGGACGCGCCATCTCGCTGCCGTCCTCGGCGACGGCCGGTGCCAAGGCGATGCTCAGGTTTACGTCCGCCTACGCCCGTATCCGTCGCCAGTTCGGGCTTCCGGTCGGGCGCATGGAAGGCGTCTCGGAGCCGCTTGCGCGCTTGATCGAGAACGCCTACGCCAACGAAGCCGCGCGCGCCGTCACCGCGTCGATGGTCTCGCGTGGCGAGCGACCATCCGTCATCTCGGCGTTGATGAAGTACCAAACCACCGAGCGCCTGCGGCGCAGCGTCAACGACGCCTTCGACATCCACGGCGGCCGCGCCATTTGCGACGGGCCGTCGAACTACCTGCAGGGTGCTTATCAGCTCGTGCCGGTCGGCATCACGGTCGAGGGCGCCAACATCCTGACCCGCACACTGATCACGTTTGCGCAAGGCGCGCTGCGCGCACATCCCTACCTCTACAAGGAGGTGCAGGCGGTTCAGGACCCCGACCGTGCAGCGGGTTTGGAGGCATTCGACACGGCGTTCCGCGGCCATACTGCGTTCGCGATCTCAAACATCACCGGCGCGTTCTTCCACAACATCACGCTCGGCGTTTTTGCCGAGGCGCCGAAAGGGCCCCATGGCCTCGAGCCCATCTACCGGCAGCTCTCGCGCGCCGCGCGCAATTTCGCGCTTGTCGCCGATCTCACCGTGGCGCTGCTCGGCGGTGGTCTCAAGGTCAAGCAGAAGCTCACCGGCCGGCTCGCCGATGCCCTGTCCGAGATCTATTTCACGGCTTGCGTCTTGAAGCGGTTCGAGGACGACGGGCGCCCGGAGGCCGATCGCGACATCGTCGCATTCACGGCCGCCAACGGCCTGCACCGCTTCGAGGAAGCCCTGCGCGGCACGGTCGAGAACTTCCCCAATCGAGCCGCCCGGGCCCTGCTCCGCGTGCTCGTCTTCCCGTTCGGGCGTCACTATTATCCGGCTCCTGATGAACTGGGCTCACGCATCGCGCGCACCGTGCTCGAGCCAGGTGAGGTGCGCGACCGCCTCACGCGCGACATCTACGTAACCGAAGATCCAGACGACGCCACCGGTCTGCTCGAGGTTGCGCTGAAGAAGGTCGTCGCGGCCGAGGAAGCGGAGAAGAAGCTTGAGCGTGCCGTCCGCACCGGCGTCGTGCACCGCTACCACGGCCGTGACTGGATTGCCGAGGCGGCAGACGCGGGATCCATTACCGAGAGCGAGGCGTTGCTGCTCCGCGAAGCCGAGGCCTTGACCCAACGCGTCATTGCCGTCGATCATTTCGCGCCTGAGGAACTCGCGCCCAACTACCGAAAAGCCGCAGCGCCGAGCCTGGGCCACAACTCCCGCGGCTTGGCGGGTGCCAACCCTTCGTGA
- a CDS encoding ester cyclase: MMQQSEGEAITADLVRRFYDEAWNEADQKVAREILHPSIKFRASLGPEREGADGFINYMLAIHAALADYTCTIDEMLVDGAKAAARLTFAGRHEGEFFGVAGTGRPIAWCGAAFFETDGRQITRLWVLGDVDGVKQQLGVDPQRTF, translated from the coding sequence ATGATGCAACAGTCCGAAGGAGAAGCGATCACGGCCGACCTCGTCAGGCGCTTCTATGACGAGGCCTGGAACGAGGCTGACCAGAAGGTTGCGCGCGAGATCCTGCACCCGAGCATCAAGTTCCGCGCTTCTCTCGGACCGGAGCGAGAAGGTGCCGACGGCTTCATCAACTACATGCTCGCGATTCATGCCGCGCTTGCCGATTACACATGCACGATTGATGAGATGCTCGTCGATGGAGCAAAGGCGGCGGCCCGACTGACATTCGCCGGACGCCACGAGGGTGAATTTTTTGGCGTCGCAGGGACGGGGCGTCCGATAGCATGGTGCGGCGCGGCTTTTTTCGAGACGGACGGTCGGCAGATCACGCGCCTGTGGGTGCTCGGCGACGTCGACGGCGTGAAACAGCAGCTGGGCGTTGATCCGCAGCGAACATTCTGA
- a CDS encoding thiosulfate oxidation carrier protein SoxY: protein MTARNPSSPLVDRRTVLLRAGALAFVAAGAGPAAAQSDAPARAAPADTAPLVPTPQFEQAYANIVGNGTPTEGAMALELPEDAENGNIVPYKINVESPMTDDDHIERVHLLSTQNPQALVATFHFTPLSGSAAVSGRMRLAKTQEVVAIAVTSRDTLIAARTLVNVGIGGCGVE from the coding sequence GTGACTGCGCGCAACCCTTCGTCACCGCTCGTGGATCGCCGCACGGTGCTTTTGCGCGCGGGCGCCCTGGCTTTTGTCGCTGCGGGTGCTGGTCCGGCCGCCGCGCAGAGTGACGCTCCCGCCCGGGCTGCGCCCGCAGACACAGCGCCGCTTGTGCCCACACCACAGTTCGAGCAGGCCTACGCGAATATCGTCGGCAACGGCACACCGACCGAAGGCGCCATGGCGCTCGAGCTGCCGGAGGACGCCGAGAACGGCAACATCGTGCCCTATAAAATCAACGTCGAGAGCCCTATGACGGACGACGACCACATCGAGCGTGTGCATCTGCTGTCAACGCAGAACCCGCAGGCGCTGGTGGCGACGTTCCATTTCACGCCGCTTTCCGGCAGCGCCGCCGTCTCGGGGCGCATGCGGCTCGCCAAGACCCAAGAAGTGGTGGCTATCGCCGTTACCTCGCGTGACACGCTCATCGCGGCGCGGACGCTGGTCAATGTCGGCATCGGCGGCTGCGGGGTGGAGTGA
- a CDS encoding NAD(P)/FAD-dependent oxidoreductase produces MGDVDRRQFTQSFAAVSLGVLAHPGSLRAAAAGRVVIIGGGPAGATVAVTLKRAVPGLSVTLIEPHKTYTSCFYSNHVIGGFLSFERISNSYEGLVSLGIDVVHDRADAIDAAKREVRLAQGKSVAYDRLVVAPGIGFKFGTIEGYTEAATELMPHAWTGGQQTRLLRARLEAMEDGGLVVIAAPRNPYKCPPGPYERACLIANYLQREKPKSKVLILDPKMAFSKQAVFEEAFEKYYKGMIELQLTNDLDDMSVARVDPATGEVETRSGETFEASVANIIPDQTAGAIALESGLTEGDWCPVHPESFRSTLVDDVYVLGDAVIAVDMPKSAFSAASQARGVAANILADLAGKERPPAAYRNTCWSMLAPDDSVKIGADYAPGDLKGKRGLVAKDPFISQTGESAKLRKENYEESLAWFLTLTDNMFAKSASATGRVPGGRG; encoded by the coding sequence ATGGGGGACGTCGACCGCCGACAGTTTACACAGAGCTTCGCCGCGGTCTCCCTTGGCGTGCTGGCTCACCCCGGCAGCCTGCGGGCCGCTGCGGCGGGACGCGTGGTGATCATCGGCGGCGGGCCAGCCGGTGCCACCGTCGCCGTGACGCTGAAGCGCGCCGTGCCCGGTCTCTCAGTGACGCTCATCGAGCCGCATAAGACCTACACGTCGTGCTTCTATTCGAACCACGTCATCGGCGGTTTCCTGTCCTTCGAGCGCATCAGCAACAGCTATGAAGGCCTCGTCTCGCTCGGCATCGACGTAGTTCACGATCGCGCGGACGCGATCGACGCGGCGAAGCGCGAGGTGCGCCTCGCACAGGGAAAGAGCGTTGCGTACGATCGCCTCGTCGTCGCGCCCGGTATCGGCTTTAAGTTCGGCACTATCGAGGGCTACACGGAGGCAGCGACAGAGCTCATGCCGCACGCCTGGACGGGCGGCCAGCAGACGCGTCTCTTGCGCGCGCGCCTCGAAGCCATGGAAGACGGCGGACTCGTTGTCATTGCCGCGCCGCGCAACCCCTACAAATGTCCTCCGGGGCCCTACGAGCGAGCGTGCCTCATCGCCAACTACCTGCAGCGCGAGAAGCCCAAGAGCAAGGTCTTGATCCTCGACCCGAAGATGGCGTTCTCGAAGCAGGCGGTGTTCGAGGAGGCGTTCGAGAAATACTACAAAGGCATGATCGAGCTGCAGCTGACCAACGATCTCGACGACATGAGCGTCGCCCGCGTCGATCCCGCGACAGGAGAGGTCGAGACGCGCTCTGGCGAGACCTTCGAGGCATCGGTCGCCAATATCATTCCGGACCAAACAGCAGGCGCCATTGCGCTTGAGAGTGGCCTCACGGAAGGTGATTGGTGCCCGGTCCACCCAGAAAGCTTCCGCTCGACGCTGGTCGATGACGTCTACGTGCTTGGCGACGCCGTGATCGCAGTCGACATGCCGAAATCGGCATTCTCCGCCGCTAGCCAGGCGCGCGGCGTGGCAGCCAACATTCTGGCCGATCTTGCTGGCAAGGAGCGTCCGCCCGCGGCCTACCGCAACACCTGTTGGTCGATGCTGGCACCTGACGACAGCGTGAAGATCGGGGCGGACTATGCGCCGGGTGATCTCAAGGGCAAGCGCGGGTTAGTGGCAAAGGATCCGTTTATCTCGCAAACGGGCGAAAGTGCGAAACTACGCAAGGAGAATTACGAGGAAAGCCTCGCTTGGTTCTTGACGTTGACCGACAACATGTTCGCCAAGTCGGCCTCTGCAACCGGACGCGTTCCCGGCGGTCGGGGGTAG
- the soxZ gene encoding thiosulfate oxidation carrier complex protein SoxZ, with translation MAASKPRVRLPEEIQPGEIIEIKALITHVMETGNRKDSEGKPIPRNIIHTFTAHLEGVLIFKAELGPGVSANPFLSFTLKVPGPGELRVSWLDDDGGETIERYSLNVA, from the coding sequence ATGGCCGCCTCGAAGCCCCGTGTCAGGCTGCCGGAGGAGATCCAGCCTGGCGAGATCATCGAGATCAAGGCGCTGATCACGCATGTGATGGAGACCGGCAATCGCAAGGATTCCGAGGGGAAGCCGATCCCGCGCAACATCATTCACACCTTCACCGCCCACCTCGAGGGCGTGCTGATCTTCAAGGCAGAGCTTGGGCCTGGCGTGTCGGCCAATCCGTTCCTGTCGTTCACCCTCAAGGTCCCCGGTCCCGGCGAGCTGCGCGTGTCATGGCTCGACGATGACGGGGGCGAGACGATCGAGCGATACTCCCTTAACGTCGCCTGA